The Choristoneura fumiferana chromosome 10, NRCan_CFum_1, whole genome shotgun sequence genome has a segment encoding these proteins:
- the LOC141431762 gene encoding vitellogenin-2-like, whose translation MIRSVTDGWKQYWLGTGILPDRTNRLEDVYLRFYNGSTTKEYRNMLTFLLSEVTRLYEIKGFERDYKVILIHVHAADTGITAYPLTAYDYKFVPFFLTQVMVLAYLEAKPDTNVVVLDWSNMALGSYLFNAAGKNVKKVGAAAAKQLNRLLETGIKLEDLHVIGHSLGSHVAGYIARELKNKYNKTVKRLTLLDPAVIGLLPDVVLEHVGADDAEFVEVIHTDAGSYGTTARTGTADFFPNGGKGPQPGCPPSPRFALYPITIRKMSSHSRSWWFYAESLRNPKAFPASPAKSYREFKQNPTPDVGMVYMGIACDTSARGSYYLMTNSQTPFGKGMDGIYFSRTKQEKFKRTDKYL comes from the exons ATGATTCGATCGGTTACCGATGGATGGAAGCAATACTGGCTGGGAACAG gAATTTTACCAGACAGAACCAACCGTTTAGAGgacgtttatttacgattttACAATGG AAGCACAACAAAGGAGTAT AGAAACATGTTGACTTTCTTACTCAGTGAGGTAACTCGATTGTATGAAATAAAAGGATTCGAGAGAGACtataaagttattttaattcatGTACATGCTGCCGATACTGGAATCACCGCTTATCCCCTTacag CCTACGATTACAAATTTGTACCCTTTTTCTTAACACAGGTCATGGTGCTAGCATATTTAGAAGCAAAACCTGACACTAATGTCGTAGTATTGGACTGGTCCAATATGGCGCTTGGCTCATATTTGTTCAACGCCGCCGGTAAAAACGtcaaaaag GTAGGAGCAGCTGCAGCCAAACAATTAAACAGATTGCTGGAAACAGGAATAAAACTGGAAGATCTCCACGTAATAGGACACTCGCTAGGCAGCCACGTCGCGGGGTACATAGCGAGAGAACTGAAGAACAAGTACAATAAAACTGTCAAAAG GCTGACATTATTAGATCCTGCCGTGATAGGATTATTGCCGGACGTAGTCTTGGAGCATGTGGGCGCGGACGACGCAGAGTTTGTGGAAGTCATTCATACGGATGCAGGCAGTTATGGCACTACTGCACGGACTGGTACCGCGGACTTTTTTCCCAACGGTGGGAAGGGACCGCAACCCGGGTGCCCACCATCACCGCGATTCGCGCTTTACCCGATCACAATACGTA AAATGTCTAGCCACAGCCGGTCATGGTGGTTCTATGCAGAGTCGTTACGAAACCCGAAGGCGTTTCCAGCATCTCCTGCCAAATCTTACCGCGAGTTTAAACAGAATCCCACACCTGATGTTGGCATGGTCTACATGGGCATAGCCTGCGATACCAG CGCCCGGGGATCCTACTACTTGATGACAAACTCACAAACCCCATTTGGAAAAGGAATGGACGGTATCTACTTCAGCAGAACAAAACAAGAAAAATTTAAACGTacagataaatatttatag
- the LOC141432121 gene encoding androgen-dependent TFPI-regulating protein-like isoform X1: MMANIVNEYVDNSHYKSSVFLLKVRIWLRSFVFLFMTVIGFILLRIDFTVSKDPVVRIYQKNRWLLITTWFNLLCLVYTPVGIYCDWRELRRTNNVKHVKILNQIRFVFFSSILYPSTMFSDCLFWKLWIKNRELVAPSAIDVLVPLWLQHCLHTFTLAATFLDLLLVPRRRPKNLTLGASILAVFLAVYGVVCARSITNEEYIYPLLKIFSGYQFIVLVAFVSVEHYLFFTTQWFIIEYVWGPKTKFHTFLSSVSLPAGMKKYISEASEAKRIN, encoded by the exons ATGATGGCGAACATAGTCAATGAGTACGTAGACAATTCTCATTATAAGAGTagtgtttttttactgaaaGTAAGAATTTGGCTTCGGAGTTTCGTTTTCTTGTTTATGACTGTAATTGGATTCATCCTTCTGCGAATAGATTTTACTGTGTCAAAGGATCCTGTGGTCAGAATCTATCAGAAAAACAGATGGCTCCTGATCACTACCTGGTTTAAC TTATTATGCCTTGTGTACACTCCGGTTGGCATATACTGCGACTGGCGCGAGTTGCGTCGCACCAACAATGTCAAACATGTGAAGATTCTCAATCAAATTAGATTCGTCTTCTTTTCGAGTATACTGTATCCGTCCACCATG TTTTCCGACTGTCTGTTCTGGAAACTATGGATAAAGAATCGCGAGCTGGTGGCACCATCTGCCATAGATGTCCTTGTCCCGCTGTGGCTGCAGCACTGTCTTCACACTTTTACCTTGGCAGCGACATTCTTGGATTTACTGCTTGTACCCCGCAGGAGACCTAAGAACCTCACGCTTGGTGCTTCGATTTTAGCGGTGTTTCTCGCTGTATACGGTGTTGT ATGTGCCCGCAGTATTACAAACGAGGAATACATATATCCACTTCTGAAGATATTCAGTGGATATCAATTCATTGTCTTAGTAGCTTTTGTCTCCGTGGAACACTATTTATTCTTTACTACGCAGTGGTTCATCATAGAGTATGTATGGGGCCCAAAGACgaagtttcatacatttttgtcCTCCGTTTCGCTTCCAGcaggaatgaaaaaatatataagcgaGGCGAGCGAGGCAAAGAGGATAAATTAA
- the LOC141432121 gene encoding androgen-dependent TFPI-regulating protein-like isoform X2 gives MNFTVSKDPVVRIYQKNRWLLITTWFNLLCLVYTPVGIYCDWRELRRTNNVKHVKILNQIRFVFFSSILYPSTMFSDCLFWKLWIKNRELVAPSAIDVLVPLWLQHCLHTFTLAATFLDLLLVPRRRPKNLTLGASILAVFLAVYGVVCARSITNEEYIYPLLKIFSGYQFIVLVAFVSVEHYLFFTTQWFIIEYVWGPKTKFHTFLSSVSLPAGMKKYISEASEAKRIN, from the exons ATGA ATTTTACTGTGTCAAAGGATCCTGTGGTCAGAATCTATCAGAAAAACAGATGGCTCCTGATCACTACCTGGTTTAAC TTATTATGCCTTGTGTACACTCCGGTTGGCATATACTGCGACTGGCGCGAGTTGCGTCGCACCAACAATGTCAAACATGTGAAGATTCTCAATCAAATTAGATTCGTCTTCTTTTCGAGTATACTGTATCCGTCCACCATG TTTTCCGACTGTCTGTTCTGGAAACTATGGATAAAGAATCGCGAGCTGGTGGCACCATCTGCCATAGATGTCCTTGTCCCGCTGTGGCTGCAGCACTGTCTTCACACTTTTACCTTGGCAGCGACATTCTTGGATTTACTGCTTGTACCCCGCAGGAGACCTAAGAACCTCACGCTTGGTGCTTCGATTTTAGCGGTGTTTCTCGCTGTATACGGTGTTGT ATGTGCCCGCAGTATTACAAACGAGGAATACATATATCCACTTCTGAAGATATTCAGTGGATATCAATTCATTGTCTTAGTAGCTTTTGTCTCCGTGGAACACTATTTATTCTTTACTACGCAGTGGTTCATCATAGAGTATGTATGGGGCCCAAAGACgaagtttcatacatttttgtcCTCCGTTTCGCTTCCAGcaggaatgaaaaaatatataagcgaGGCGAGCGAGGCAAAGAGGATAAATTAA